A window of Cytobacillus sp. FSL H8-0458 genomic DNA:
CAGTCTGCAAGGTGATTCATTTTCACATTGTAATCGTTTAATCCATGGACCGCAAACACACTTGCCTTTACGTTTTTAACGTCTTTCACGTAATTTCGTTCATCCCAAAACTCATTATAATCTCCAGATGGATCGTCCGCTTCTGAGTTCAAGCGATCGAACACCGGCTTGCAGGCCTCTTTGCGGGAACTGCTGGCAACTCTGCTGGCCAGGCCGCCTGGCCCGTTGTTGTAATATGTAAGTCCCTCATAGCGGTAATAATTGTACCAGCTGCTTATGGCGCCAATTGGAACAATGGTCTTTAAGCCTTCTACCCCTGTGGCTGCAACACCATTGGCCAGTGTACCATCATAGGACTTTCCGATCATACCTACATTCCCGGTTGTCCATTCTGCTTTGACTTCGTTATTATCTTGATCCCATGCTTTCGCTCTGCCATTCATCCAGTCAATCACAACCCGGATGCTCTCAATCTCTTCATATCCGCCAGTTGTAGGGCAGCCATCAGAATTGTTCGTTCCAACCATCTCGGGCAATGCTACTGCATACCCTCTTGGAACAAAATAATTATCATAAAATAGTGGAAACTTCTCATTCACGCCATCCTTGTCCCGGTCTTTCACTTCACTTTCATTTCCCCGCCCAAGACTCTCATAGTATGGACTCGCATCCATGATCACGGGAACTTTCAGGCCTTCTTCTGTTTCTTTCGGACGGATGATATCCACGGCAATCCTGTCTGCTTTTCCGTTTTCATCCGAATCAAGTGTGGATTCGACATAGACCGTCTCACGAATCGCCTCTTCATATGAATAAATTGGCTGAGACTTTACCTCCTCGATGTGTGCTGGCTGTGCCGGTTTCTCTTTCGCAGCTGCATTTGCAGGCGTGTAGGCAAGTGATGATAGAATCATAGACATGACAGCTAACACAGCTGCAGGTCTAATAAGCTTTTTCTTTTTCATAGAATCCCTCCTCTGCTATTTGCCACTCATTATATTTCGATTACAGAAATATTAATAGATTACTTTTTCCTAAAATTCAATATTTTTCAAAAAATGTTTTTTAAACCAAATAGGAGGAAAGTATTGTAAATGTGAGCTTCGCTAGTTTATCAGAAGATGAATAAGAGTGAGGAAATCAGCAGGAGCTTAGAGCTTACGCCAGTTTTGGCTAAAAAAAAAGCCCGGCACTCACCAAGAGCACCAGGCTTTCCATTAACAAATCGAATCAGTAGATTTCGGGTTCTTCAATCCAAACAGCGGACGGATGAACAGCGCCACACCTGTTCCGAGCATGGCCATGATCGCCCATACCCAGCCGTGCAGGCTGAAGGATGCAATTCCGCCAAAGTAGGCACCGATGTTGCATCCAAATGCAAGACGGGAACCATATCCCATCAGCAGTCCGCCGACAATCGCAGCACCAGCTACACCCGGCTTAATTTTTCCAGGCTTGAACGTTCCCTGTGATGCCGCTGAAATGAAGGCACCCAGGATGATGCCGAAGTTCATAACACTTGTAGAATCAGCAAGCACTGTATTTTTCAATGCCGTTAAATTGGGTTCTGATGCAAAGTAGCCCCATGATGTTACGTCGATGCCCATTGCCATCAGCGCTTTTCCGCCCCATAGCGCGAATGCGGAAGTGATGCCCCAAGGCGTTCCGCGGACCGTCAGAGTCAGGGCATTCAGCAAAGCTAATACGATCGCTGCTGCGAACAATGGCCATGAGCCTCGCAGGATCTTTTTCCAGCCGGCTGTTGTAGGCAAAGCTTTCATCATTGGCGCTTTACGCTTTTTCGCGATTTGCAGGGTCACCCAATAGATCAACGCAAACAAAGCAAGCTGGACCATCAATGCCCCGCCATATCCGAGTCCCGTAGAGGTAGCCAGGGAGATTGGCGGCAATGCCGGTGTTTCTTCCATCCAGAATGAGAAGTGGTACGCTCCAATCGTGGAACCAGCGATGAACGAAATCAGCGTCAGGATCATGGAGGATTGCCCTCCGCCTACAGAATACAAAGTACCGGATGCACAGCCATTCCCAAGCTGCATCCCGATTCCAAATATAAAGGAACCAAACAGGACGCTGACTCCTACAGGAGACACATATCCTTTAGGCTCAATTCCTGTAAAACTGAAGCCTGTGCTTAGTATAATCGCAAATAATGTGGAAGCAACTGCGAGCATCAGCATATGCGCCTGCAAGCCCTGCCCGTTTCCTACGCTTGCAAAGCGCCTGAATGCAGATGTAAAGCCGAATCGGGCATGAAGCAAGGTCATACCGAGTGCAATTCCAATAATAAATAGAACTCCCTGTGTCATGTTCGCTGCATTTATTATAGAGAAGAACAAAATGAGAGCTGCAAGAACACCAGCTGCAACAAAAGGCTTTTGAATCGGATTTAAGTTTGAAACAACTGTTGTAGGTGCTGAAATCCATGATTTATTTTTCATTTCAACTTGAGCCAACCTCATTCACTCCTTTTCTTATCTTTTTAGTCGGATTAAAGTGTTATTTTATACTATATTTTTTTAAAAGTAAATGGTGAATTTTTCTCCAGCCCGAAGATTTCCTGATATAATTATATCTTTGGAGAGTCATAATTTTACAGACAGGAAAGGAAAGATATCATTGTTTAAGCGGTTAAAATGGCCTTCGTGGGCAGTATTCATCCTCTTCATTATGGGCATCTATTTTTTCATCAGCTCTGGAGCTGACACCAGCCTGCAGGCCTTTTCCAGAACAGAAACAACTTCCCCGGCAGCTTTCCCCGGATTAAACCTAGAAACCCGGACAAAGGAAACGAAATCTTATACCCTTGCAATCAGTACTCCTATAACTAAAATTGAGAATTTAAACAAACCCATGAAAGAGTGGATTCAGACTCAGGAAATGGAATTCCTGGAACTTGTGCAGGCAAACCGGCAGGTGCTGGACAGCGAAGATTTCCGTGCTCACCTAAATATCAAGGCGGAGCCGAAAAAAGTTTCCGATACCATGTACACCCTGGTATTTGAAGCCTACCAGTACACCGGCGGCGCAAATGGGCAGGCCGCGGTCAAAACGTTCACGATTGACCTTGCGAATCAGAAAATGGTGCAGCTTGCCGATGTTTTCTATATGGATGAGGAGTCCCTGACAACACTCAGGACGATGATAAAAAACCAAATTGGCCAGAAGGAAGAACTTCAGGACTATCTGTTCGATGACATGCTTGACGAAGCGCTGGAAAATCCGTCGAGCTGGAAATGGTCACTGAGCGGCAAGAATTTCACGCTTTATTTTAACGAATATGAAATTGCGGCCGGTGCAGCCGGAGCGGTCAAAGTAAAAATTCCAGTCGAACAAATTCGTTCCCTCTTAAAGGATGAAATTGTCCAGCACTTGAAGCTCCCTGACATTCAACTTCCTGAACCGGAAGCCAGCGAACCCGAAACCGCTCCGCTGGATCCAAACGGCAAGTATATTGCCCTTACCTTTGATGATGGGCCGCACCCGAAAGTCACACCGCTTATACTGGATATTTTAAAAAAGCATAACGCAAAGGCTACCTTTTATATGCTTGGCAGTCAGGCGCAATTCTATCCTGCCCTCGCAAGCCAGGTGGCTGAAGAAGGCCATGAAATCGGAAATCATAGTGACAGCCATGCGGACCTTTCTTCCCTCGGTGAAAAAGAAATCCGAAAAGAAATGGAAGAAGCCAGCGCCAAAATTAAAGAAGCAAGCGGACAGCTTCCCGCAACCGTCCGCCCGCCTTATGGGGCCATGAATGAAGATGTGAAAAAAATTGCCGGAATGGCCCATACACCGCTTATTCTGTGGTCTGTCGACTCACTTGACTGGAAAACACTAAACGCTTCATCGATTCAAAAAATTGTGAAGGCCAATGCCGTGCCAGGCTCAATCGTCTTAATGCACGACATCCATATGCCAACTGCTCAAGCACTGCCGGACCTGCTGACTTATCTGAAAAAAGCGGGCTACGAATTCATTACTGTCTCCCAGCTTCTATCCCTTCAGGAACAGGAAGTGACCGGTACGTTTTTTGGAAAAAGATCATAAGCATACAGCTAAACGCTCAGGGTTTTTCCTGAGCGTTTTGTTTTATGCGCCTGTCCTCTTTTGATAAAACTGAAGGGAGACGCCGCCCGCCCCGTACACCTCTCCTCGATGCGCCCAGCCGTATTTTTCATAATACCCTTCCAAATCCGTCTGGAGATAGAGTTTTTTTAATGCAAGCTTTGCCGTTTCTTCAATAGCGTGATCAAGAAGCCGGGCGCCAAGCTTCTTCCCTCTGCTGTCCAGGTCAACGTACAGACATGCCAGCCACGGATGCAAATCCTGCCGGCTATTTAGATCATTGCGGATTAATGCATATGTTCCAATGAATCGCTCATCCAGGATAGCTGCATAAAACCTTGGGATGCCGTCCTCTGTTTTCCCGGAGTGAATCATGCAATCCTGGTAAAAAGTGAAGTTTTCTTCTGTTCCCCACTTCTCCCAGAAAAATTGAACTGCGCTATCCAATAAATGTGGGCCGCTCTCTTTCGGTTTTACATTCTAAGAGGGATTATTCAGTTTGACATATAATTATACGCTAAAAAAATATGGTGTTTTCTGTAATCATGAACCTTTCGTTAATAAAAAATAAAAGCTGCAATTTTCAGCAGCCTTAGCTATGCAATCGTTTCTCCAGCACGATCTTATGCAGTCCTTTTTCATCCTTGTAAGTTTCAATAACATCAAATCCATGCCTAATATTCAAAATCAGCATGCCTCTCCATTTGTTCATCGTCTTTGTCCGGACTATCTTATATCCCAATTCTATTAAATATTCATGCTGCTTTTCCATTAGCATGGAAGCAATCCCGTTTTCCCTGTATTCAGGGTCTACTCCGCCTAACCAGCTATAAAAGGTATCCTCTCCAAGGGCATATCCCATTTTATATCCGATCACCTTTTCTCCATCCATAGCTGTCAGCACGAGCAACTGAGGTTTGCTTTTCATCTTACTGACTAAGTCTTCAGAATCGCCGAATATGTTCCTATGAAGTTGCATGATTCCTTTTAAGATGTCATCCACTGGAATTGAATAAAAGATATTTAATTTCATATGTCCCTCCCGCTTAGAAAGCTCCTCTCCTTTAAATATAGCAGTTTTATACTACCACTGCCCTCTGCATTTCGTTATTACAGGCATCCAGTCTTAGGTCTTCTCTATCATTTTGAATATTTTAAATATTTTATATTTTTAATACCGAAACAAAATTGTATAATTTACCAGAATACTAGAATTAAGGGAGGCGAAATAAGTTGAGGCAATTGAAAAAGTCTTTTATCTTCTTTGTAACATTGCTTTTAATGACCATTTCTTCTGCGGCTTATGCAGAAAAACCGGGTCTTGAAGACTTCCCGGATCCTGCAGATGTGCAGTCCTGGGAGCTTCCTGAGGATATGACCTGGGAAGATTACCGGCCGGTGCCGGGAATTGACTGGCGCACAGCTGATATTGAGCCTGAAAGAGTTTTAAGGGGAGCGCTTGTCATTGTCGATTTTCCTGACAGGGAGTTTATTTTAAGTCAGCCGGAAGGATCTGAAGTGGCAGGCAACCCTATCGGCACCGGCAATATCCCGCGGGATGAAATCGGACAGTTCTGGGTGGATTTCCTGAACAAGCCGCAGCCGCTGAATAATCATCGGACGATTAATGAATATTGGAGAGAAAATTCGTATGGCAAATGGGCTGTTGAACTGGATTCATTTGGAACCTATCGTATGGACCACAATGAATTCCAGTATGGACTGAACGAATTCGGACAGCAATCCAATATGCCGGGAGAGTATCAGGCAAAAAATTTAAGATCTGAAGCAATGGAAAAGGCGCAAGCGGATATTGCCGCTTCAGGCAAAAATTACGATTTCACCTTCATCCTGCATGCCGGATATGATGAGTCAGGTGTCTGGCAGGAGTTTGGGGAAATGATGTTCCAGACGGCAGAAGATGTGGCGAAGGAATTTGGCCCGCCTTTTGAAGGATTCCCGAATTCCGCCAATACCCGCTATGTCCCTTGGACTTCGTGGCTTGCTGCGAAAAGCATCTGGTCCAGTGCAAGCCGGGGTGTTTCCATCCAGGGTGAAAACGATGGAATGGGAACCTT
This region includes:
- a CDS encoding GNAT family N-acetyltransferase, producing MKLNIFYSIPVDDILKGIMQLHRNIFGDSEDLVSKMKSKPQLLVLTAMDGEKVIGYKMGYALGEDTFYSWLGGVDPEYRENGIASMLMEKQHEYLIELGYKIVRTKTMNKWRGMLILNIRHGFDVIETYKDEKGLHKIVLEKRLHS
- a CDS encoding polysaccharide deacetylase family protein, translating into MFKRLKWPSWAVFILFIMGIYFFISSGADTSLQAFSRTETTSPAAFPGLNLETRTKETKSYTLAISTPITKIENLNKPMKEWIQTQEMEFLELVQANRQVLDSEDFRAHLNIKAEPKKVSDTMYTLVFEAYQYTGGANGQAAVKTFTIDLANQKMVQLADVFYMDEESLTTLRTMIKNQIGQKEELQDYLFDDMLDEALENPSSWKWSLSGKNFTLYFNEYEIAAGAAGAVKVKIPVEQIRSLLKDEIVQHLKLPDIQLPEPEASEPETAPLDPNGKYIALTFDDGPHPKVTPLILDILKKHNAKATFYMLGSQAQFYPALASQVAEEGHEIGNHSDSHADLSSLGEKEIRKEMEEASAKIKEASGQLPATVRPPYGAMNEDVKKIAGMAHTPLILWSVDSLDWKTLNASSIQKIVKANAVPGSIVLMHDIHMPTAQALPDLLTYLKKAGYEFITVSQLLSLQEQEVTGTFFGKRS
- a CDS encoding GNAT family N-acetyltransferase — encoded protein: MDSAVQFFWEKWGTEENFTFYQDCMIHSGKTEDGIPRFYAAILDERFIGTYALIRNDLNSRQDLHPWLACLYVDLDSRGKKLGARLLDHAIEETAKLALKKLYLQTDLEGYYEKYGWAHRGEVYGAGGVSLQFYQKRTGA
- a CDS encoding YeeE/YedE family protein: MKNKSWISAPTTVVSNLNPIQKPFVAAGVLAALILFFSIINAANMTQGVLFIIGIALGMTLLHARFGFTSAFRRFASVGNGQGLQAHMLMLAVASTLFAIILSTGFSFTGIEPKGYVSPVGVSVLFGSFIFGIGMQLGNGCASGTLYSVGGGQSSMILTLISFIAGSTIGAYHFSFWMEETPALPPISLATSTGLGYGGALMVQLALFALIYWVTLQIAKKRKAPMMKALPTTAGWKKILRGSWPLFAAAIVLALLNALTLTVRGTPWGITSAFALWGGKALMAMGIDVTSWGYFASEPNLTALKNTVLADSTSVMNFGIILGAFISAASQGTFKPGKIKPGVAGAAIVGGLLMGYGSRLAFGCNIGAYFGGIASFSLHGWVWAIMAMLGTGVALFIRPLFGLKNPKSTDSIC
- a CDS encoding Xaa-Pro dipeptidyl-peptidase, translating into MKKKKLIRPAAVLAVMSMILSSLAYTPANAAAKEKPAQPAHIEEVKSQPIYSYEEAIRETVYVESTLDSDENGKADRIAVDIIRPKETEEGLKVPVIMDASPYYESLGRGNESEVKDRDKDGVNEKFPLFYDNYFVPRGYAVALPEMVGTNNSDGCPTTGGYEEIESIRVVIDWMNGRAKAWDQDNNEVKAEWTTGNVGMIGKSYDGTLANGVAATGVEGLKTIVPIGAISSWYNYYRYEGLTYYNNGPGGLASRVASSSRKEACKPVFDRLNSEADDPSGDYNEFWDERNYVKDVKNVKASVFAVHGLNDYNVKMNHLADWWTALAKEDVPRKLWLTQTGHVDPFDFRRAEWVDTLHRWFDYWLMDMENGIMDEPAVDIERGADHWETQASWPDQNAADVKIRLAPGENDQTNGTLTTGPVNGNFKQSFTDNPKQTEQQMVTNETAVKSDRLAFLSPQLKEDVRLSGIPEISLRAKVDKEDSNLTVLIVDYGTDTRINHEGRGEGVRTLDTETCWGESSSTDDACYKETEKTTHTAPYEVVTRGWFDPQNWKTIEKDEPLREGKNYKFEWDVLPEDYVFKEGHRIGIIIAGSDRRRAIPSTTGATFEVKLGQSYISLPVVGGKKAAGF